In the genome of Candoia aspera isolate rCanAsp1 chromosome 4, rCanAsp1.hap2, whole genome shotgun sequence, the window GAGTGATAAGAAATGAGCTTAAGCCAAGTATCAAGAAGGATATTAGAAGAACAAGGTAATTAGTAAGAGTCTCTGTACAAGACAAGGCCAAGAGAGAAGGAAGTTTACAAGCATAGTGTCTGATGACATTGTCATTGCAAAAATGGAGATTTACCAAAGGTAGTACATTCACCATACCATGAAAGAAACCAAGAAGCCAAGCTCCACTCACCATTTTATTGCATATCTCTTTTGTCAAGTGTCTGCTGTAATGCAGGGGGGCACATATAGCCACATATCGATCATAACCCATTGCTGATAGGATGAACACTTCTGTACAACCTGTTTGCAAAATGAAGAAGATCTGTGCAATGCATCCTTCCCGGGAAATGGTTTTGTGCTTTGTTACGAAGTTTGCCAGCATCTTGGGAACAGTGACTGAGGAATAGCAGATGTCAACAAAAGctaaatggctgagaaagaagaACATGGGGGTCTGAAGGTGAAACTCAGACTTGATCACCAATATAACAATTACATTTCCCAAGATGGTGACTAAAAAAATGATCATGaacaagaaaagaaggaaatcctCTATGTGTGGATCATTGGAGAATCCCAACAGGATAAATTCTGTTATTACAGTTTGATTTTTCAGCCCAGAGGATTCAGAAAACATAGGATCTgtcaaaaataaaacacagttaaTGATATAGTTTACAAACATAAAAATGAACTCCAGTTAAACATTCGTATTAATTTAAGGATCACATTTTACTCCATatcaatactgaaaattcaagTGTAACGTACAGTATGCtactgtgttttcttttcttttctttttctttttgtatgtttCACCAAATGGAAAATTTGGCATTTAAATGTTGTCTTTCTCAATTCATTGATAATAACAACAAATATTTCCTGTGAATACCATTTGCATCCCCATCTTTGCATTTGTAAAATGAGTTAAATTCATACATCATGTCAAGAGAAATTGTTCCTAAACAAAATGTTGAAATCCTGATCATGTTTTCCCCCTACCCCCACAGTTAATGATATAGTTTACAAACATAAAAATGAACTTCAGTTACACATTCATAGTAATTTAAGGATAACATTTTACTCTAGATCAATATTATGAACTCTATTATAATGTATGAtactatgttttcttttcttttttttttcatctgtttccCCAAAAGGAAGTTTTAAGATTTGCCTTTCTCATGGATTGTTATGATGTTTCAGTTCAACTATATAGCttataataaaaactattttctaTGAATAACATTTGCATCCCCATCTATGCATTTGTGAAGAGAGTTGAAGTCATACATAATGTCAACAGAAATTGTTCCTAAGgaaaatattgatagatattATCTCAGACATCTGTTTCATCTTAGTGTCAAAATAGAGATATTTCAAGATTTTGAAGTGCAAggtattaattttttctttggcaGTAATGAGGAAGGAGTTTGTTActttcttcttccagaatgttctgttctttttctttcaacttcTGAGCTCTTGTGTTTAGTTTTTTGTTGCCCTCCCAGCAACAACTGCTAATTAGATGTGATATGTGATACTATTTTTTTGGTGATATGTTATGCTTTTTGAGAGTAGCCAAGTAAGGCTAGATAGTGGCACCTAGTGGCTGTGACAAAATGGacaaaaaatatatacatgacatgaaaactttattcaatgtttttcttttttttttaaaaagcatctgaaTGGATGTCCTTCTCAAAGGGAACTTTgctaggattaaaaacaaaaatcagcatACATCCAAATTTGAGTTGTTTTtactctgatttcttttttaatatatacctGACATGGAACtcaacaaggaggaggaggaggaggaggaggaggaggaggaggaggaggaggaggaggaggaggaggaggaggaggaggaggagttggaggAATGGAACCCTGATTACTAATAATGAACAGAATAAGCATAGGCGAACCCTTAAAACAATTGTCTGTTCCGGTAATGGTCTAGTTATAAGAGTCACAACAACCAAGTCCAAGTACTGCTACTCTGCTTCGATTtgattaaaagtttattttagaaAGGCTTTCCATTTGTTTTCCCAATCATTCTTGTCATTAATTTTGTGGAAAAGCCTTTGGGCTAAATGTGAAAAGATGACAAAATGGAGATACACAACAATCTTCttcatataggaaaaaaaaaatcctttctttcttGTAAACACAGAGAGAGCAGTTACCTTGAAGGGAGCAGTTACCCTGTAGCTGACAAATGCTTTGCATCTTACTTCAGTCCTTGCAGCCTTCATGCTAAGACTGTGTGAGTCCAATTTGGATCAAGCTGATAAAAAGGGAAGTGAGCTCATCCTTCATTCCTTCTGGAATTCATGCAATTAAAACCATCTGGGAATACATATTCCCCAACCAACAATGTGTACTGTTTAACTGAGTCAACAAgatcttttgcctttttttctcattttttcttaaTGGTCATAATAACATCTAAAatgccttttatttttgttttaatgattcAGGACAAGCCAGGCTCCAAGACAAGTTGTAGTTTAGTAGgatttattatttactatttgaagaaataaatttatACTCTATAGTCTAATATAGCAAATCAAATGGCTTTTCTTTTGCTTaataggtgtgtgtgtttgtgtctctctgtgtgtgtgtagagagagagagactgaagaaCTGCTTGAAAGCCCTtgtgtatgtctctctctctgtgtataggttttttattattattattttattttattatttaaaagatttatattgctgcccatctgaaacaactctgggcagctcacaagaacagtaaaaccagtaacaataaaacaaccataaaacaattaaacagtaaaataatgtaaaaacaaaacaaaacctgtcctgttcagactatgagaccaGGCAGAGGAATATTTAAGAaacattctttattaaataactatttacaataattaagtccttgaaggtGAAGAGCTGGATTCAATCAAGCCCACTGGGCCACAATGAACAGCAGAACAGGACCCCGCAATTGGGAACTGGAAGACTCACACACTGGATGGGACTGAAAACCCACACTGTACTGGAAGCTGGTAACTGGAAGCACAGCTAGACTAGACATGAAGatctggactcagctggaatctcAGGACTGGAAactagaagcaagactggaactcagaacaagactggactcagctggaagccctggactattctggattctctggactggagacttggaacaaggctggaaattaggaacaaggctggactcagctgaaagccctggactgggctggaacccagatcctgaacatgaCAGGTGTGAAATACCTGAACACGACTGAGCACACAAGGCACAGTTGGACAGGAATGAGGACACATGGCAGCACTGGAGTTTCAAGATGCAAAAGATGCTGCTTGGAAGAtcatggagtttcaaggctggaagcaagactgagactgctgggcttggCAAGCAatggatcctcgatggcagcagaagtgggattcaagtcctctttggAATGGAGCAAAGGCACTCATTCCTCTTCGGCAAGAGACACtgtctctgatgcaggtaaggactcttctgtagACACTCGAGGCTGGGAGGATCGATTGTGtctggcagctcgctctctgcACAGCTGActtttatcccgatccttggAGTGCTTGGAccctcctgtagccaatcgggctgctttctcctttgtGCACTTTTCAACCTGTTGTTGGTACAGGCTGATTAGTGGATTTGTATCCTCCCCAGAATCCTtaccaatcagcaccttggactcttcccacactgctgactcatgcaggagtttcattttccctgtttcagcctggtaagtttctatttcctcctctgaatcagaaatggttttgctttccaagtcagaggcaggcttgactctgacaaaaCCTTACTCCTTAATCATCCCCTTAGGATGTCCTGTAGGAAGTGCCAATTACCCTCATTCCATTCTTTCTATCTGTTATCTATGTCTATTATCTTTCATCTTATTTTATCCCAGTGCCtcagtaaaaagccaggtcttcatggccttctgaaaggctgatATGGGGCCTGCTGAATTGCTGGGGGAAGGGTATTCCTTAAGGTATGGGCAGCcaaggaaaaggcacacttcctatgCCCCACTAGGTGACAGGATTTCAGGGAAAGGAATGACAGCGTGCTTATCCTATCCACTCTAGTGGGATTGGCAGATATTCTTAAGGAGAGATGGTCCCACAATAACCagatcccatgccatgtagcactttaaagatgataaccagcacctagAATTGCACCTGGGAGGAAACttggaaccagtgcagctcatgtaatAAAGGGATAACATGAGCAAACATTAGCTATGAACACACAATACTGTGTGCTCAATTGCATTCTGGAGCAAAATAACAtctaagtggtcttcaagggcagccccatgtaaagcacattgcaatattccaaacaggaagtgactaaAGTATGAATAACTTTGAGCAAGGCCTCCTGTTCCAAGAATGGGCTCAACTGTTAtgcaagatggatctgtgcaaagccccaccaccaccacatttgcTATCtcctcatcaagcaggagccgtgggtctaggaggacccccagattgtgcaacCACATCCAAAGTCAAAGATGACAAGTCACCAGACCCTGGAGTGCCAAAACCccagagccactctgtcttgccggGGTTAAGCCAAAGTCAATTCATCCCACCCAGACCCTTACAGCTTCAGGCACTTCGACAACACCACAACTTGTGTTGTCGAAGTGCCTGATCACTTCTCCAGGCTGGGGTAGAGATGGATAGCTGGATATCCTGTgccattggatgacctcacccagtggtttcatgtagatgttaaagaggagaggggagagatcaAAGCCCTGAGGCAACCCATACTGCAGGTCCCTAGGGCTCAATCTCTCCTCATCCACCAACACTGCCTGGAACCGGTCAgtcaaatccagtctaaaaaaatatttttagttagGTGGGTAAAATAAATGGACAAAAGAGCTGCAATTCCAAGAAACTCTGCTACTTGTTGCTATAAAAGGATATGGagagttcattttttcccttctcctcaCAAGTATTCCCTGCTGTCCCTTCTGCCAGTGACAAAACTAGAAGGAAACACAACTCTAAACCAGAGGAGTTTGGAAGCTCTCTAATTCAGCATATCTGGAGTAGGAATTAAAAGAATTTTGCCACTGATTTTAGTAGAAGAAGagttggccaaagtatttgacttattttattttaagctgaAACACAACCTGCAGAAAGTCCATTCTGTCATTTCAGTTGAAATTACAGGAAACAGATGTTATTGCAGACAGACTAAAAGGAAGTAGTCTCTTTTTACATTTACACAAGCACCCTCAAGAGTTCAAAGCAATTTACCTAATACCAGATTGAGTTATCTCCAAGAGACACATAGGATGAATATGTTTTGTAATTACAAGTGTTATAGAAAGGATGATGATTAAGGATCCATTTAGGTTACCTGTTTAAaagtaagcatttttttttcttattcatcaTAGATGTACATATTATCCACTCCAATTCCACTAGATAGCTTACAAAAATACATACAGATCAAGTATAAACTTCtaataaaactacaaaacaaaaaaaattcaaaaactcTAAATAACTTTGCCACCTGAATTGAGCAAATGAACAAGCCTCCCACAGTTTAATGAACTAAGCAAGGAACCATCACCAGCCCAAAGTTTCAGCAATGCGAGGTTTGAATTTTTCATCCATCTATTCTTCCTGCCCTGTCACTTGTATCCTGAGATCAGATCCCGATCCCCAGTTGAAGTTCAGTGTAAAGGAGGGGTCTTACATGCTGCTTTCATACAAACTGCTACTTCACATAAATTACTTAGGccccaattttttaaagattataagGCTGGATATAACCCCTGATCATTGTTCATCACCCAAAGCAAATTCTTTCTGGATACAGTTTTGAGaagcaaaacaatatttattaatttttagaaaagaaactaGGTAAGTTTTTCAGTAGCTCCTGAGTGATCAAAAATGGTAAAGCATATGTCTTACAATATTTGTTGTAAATCTACAATTGCCCATGAAGCAAATAGAAATGGCCAGTTAATTCTTCTGTCCTTCACAAGTCTATCCACATGAACCAAATTATATGGACTATGACTAGAAAAGTTCTCAAGATAGCAGCAACAACTGAAGAATAGCTGCATGattaataaatgtaatgaatttGCTAGGACTGTTTTCAGTGACTACCATGTCCGAGATAAAAAAAACTGATGGGTTTTCTAAACAGGACATACAGTATTATCTATTCCTAAATTCTAATGAGAAAGCATAGATTCCAACTTCCCCTGTAAATGTGCTGAAGACGTCATAGTCCACAATATATTGGATGttccatttcttttaatattgAACCTTAGTACTTATACATTTGCATAAAATATgtttagaaatatatattcttttgGAAATACATTTAAACTACATGATTTAAGTAAAAATAGAGAGATGGATACTGTGAgaggaaacaaataaaaaataaataaatttcagtggaTACTTTCAtcctgattcttttaaaaaaaccctcctcaGAGGGATATTAGGGCAAGACTGCCTTGCATCTTTTGAATTATTCTACAGTATAACAGCAGGGCTCAGTGAGACGTCTGCATATACGCATATCGGAGCATAACTCTACTTGCAATGTTGGAGACCTTGGGGAAGTAGCAATCCTCACCCTGCTGTGTCAttaattcttttctctctctcattgctGGAGCTGTGGGGATATTAAGTCAAGAACTGTGGATATTGTTTCATGAGTAAAGAATGGGCCTACACTTTCCAAAGAGTTTCTCTACACCAGATCTGATCTCTTTGTTTCTCAGGCTGTAGATGATTGGGTTTAACATTGGAGTTAAAATGCTATACTGGATAGAGATCACTTTGTCCAGATCCATGAGTGATTCTGAACTTGGCTTCATATAGCAAACAAAAGCTGTAATATAAAATAAGCCTACCACAATGAGATGGGAGCTGCAGGTGGAGAAAGCTTTCTGCCTGCCTTCTGCTGAATGAATTTTCAGGATGGTTGAAATGATGTGAATATAAGAGACCAGGGTTATAAGAAATGAGCTAAAACCAAATGCCAACACAGATAAGAGAAGAACAATGTAATTAGTGAGGGTGTCTGCACAAGACAAGGGCAAGAGTGAAGGAAGCTCACAAACATAATGTCTGATGATATTCTTGCTGCAAAAATGGAGATTTAGCAAAGGTAGGACATTCACTATAGCATGAAAGAATCCCAGGAGCCAAGCTCCACCCACCATTTTATTGCATATCTCTTTTGACAAGTATCTGCTGTAATGCAGGGGGGCACATATAGCCACATATCTATCATAACCCATTGCTGAGAGGATGAACACTTCTGTACAAGCTGTTTGCAAAATGAAGAAGATCTGTGCAATGCATCCTTCCCGGGAAATGGTTTTGTGCTTTGTTACGAAGTTTGCCAGCATCCTGGGAACAGTGACTGAGGAATAGCAGATGTCAACGAAAGctaaatggctgagaaagaagaACATGGGGGTCTGAAGGTGAAGCTCAGACTTGATCACCAATATAACAATTACATTTCCCAAGATGGTGACTAAAAAAATGatcatgaagaagaaaagaagaaaatcctctATGTGTGGATCATTGGAGAGTCCCAAAAGGATAAACTCTGTTATTACAGTTTGATTTTCTACCTCAGATGATTTAAGAACCATTGGATCtgtcagaaaagaaaacaaaattggtAAAACTTCAAATTAAAGTTGAAAACTACATAAGAATGCATTATGTTGAGTTTCctacttttcatttctttcactaAAGGGCAAATTtaagtgtttatttttttccattttcatgatgtgtttagctgtttttatgacaTAATTCGTTAATTATTATAAAAGGTACTTGCTCTTAATATTGTTTTGCCTATCCATCTGTCCATGTATGAAGTGTGACATCCTCCAAGTTTACTGCATAGAAATTAAACTTCATTGCACGTGAAAAAACACTGAATTTCAATTGAGGAGCTCTTTATTAGATACAAATGCATTATGTCAAGATAAACTGGTCTTAAAATTTGTCTTGATACAGGTTAACACAAATTCCTAACCAACCTCTGTTAGAGAACTTCCTTGAGTGGAGTGTTGCACCAAAGTCTGAAAAAAGTACCAACCTCTATTGGACAACTACCTTGttcataaaaatgttttatttcctctAACTCCCAGTCCACATGAAACATGCATTTACCTTGTAGGATGTAATTTCGTTGCAGGAGAGAAACCCTCTGCATCCTTGCCACCCTTGTCTAAGTGTGAGGGAGTCTTTCCTGGAGCAAGATAATAAAAAAAAGCCCTGAGTTCATACCATATTCCTTCTGGAATTCAGGGCAGAGGAAACCGATTGGGAATCCATCATCCCCAGATAAAAATATATGCAGGGTAGATAtgtcaaaatattttcctttgctttgttttcctttcttttttcaatgtaaggtaatattttatttatatatatatatatatatatatatatatatatacacacacacacacacatacatacatacatacatacatacacatatacatagacacacacacacacacacacacacacatatatttgatttgttgttgtttttgtctgCTGTATTGAGTGCAGAtcactttaattttaattaattaaaattaacccATTGTTGAGAGGATGAACACTTCTGTACAAGCAATTTGGAAAAAGAAGGCAATCTGGGCAATGCATCCTTTCCAGCAAATGGTTTTCTGCTTTGTTACGAAGTTTGCCAGCAACTCTTGAATAGTGACTGGGGAATAGCAGATGTCAACAAAAGCTAAATGGCTGAGAGAGAAGAATGTGGGCATCTGAACAACAATCTGAATGTTGTTGCAAACAGGATATAGACTAAAAGGAACTGGTCTTTTTTTACATTTACTCAAGCACCCTCAAGTGTTCAAAGGAATTCATATAATAATCAATTTCTCTGCACAAAAGTTGTTGGACAAATCAGGATTTTTATTGTGAGTGCTACAGAAAGGATAGAAGATTATGTTTTACATCCAtttcaaatatgtatgtatgtacgtatgaaTGTAttggacttatatggccacccatctcatacaatgactctaggtggctcacaacaatccataaatcatagttaaaaacatacctttccccccaggtgccaggCCAAACATCCTTACAGCTCAACCCTCCCATACAAGCTtggaggaagagccaggtcttcacagtgtTCCAGATGGGTAGGGAGTTTAGGGTTGAAaagtatactgtacatttaatCATTTCAACAACCTAAGATTTGAACTTTTCATACCATAGCATGTTCCATGCCCTTTTACTCTCATCCCTTGTCAGTTCCTTCATATATGCTGCTTTCATACTTTTGGGGCAATCAAAGTCATGATGAGGATTCCTTATGTCCCAATTTCAAAGCAAAATTCAACCTCTGAGACAGATTCTTCCATGGTACAGTTTTGGGAAGCAAAGAAGTATTCATTAAATAAGTAGGAAAAGGAACATGGAAATTGTCCACTGGGTCTTTATTTATCATTGTATGGCAAAGAATATACCT includes:
- the LOC134496533 gene encoding olfactory receptor 8S1-like; this translates as MVLKSSEVENQTVITEFILLGLSNDPHIEDFLLFFFMIIFLVTILGNVIVILVIKSELHLQTPMFFFLSHLAFVDICYSSVTVPRMLANFVTKHKTISREGCIAQIFFILQTACTEVFILSAMGYDRYVAICAPLHYSRYLSKEICNKMVGGAWLLGFFHAIVNVLPLLNLHFCSKNIIRHYVCELPSLLPLSCADTLTNYIVLLLSVLAFGFSSFLITLVSYIHIISTILKIHSAEGRQKAFSTCSSHLIVVGLFYITAFVCYMKPSSESLMDLDKVISIQYSILTPMLNPIIYSLRNKEIRSGVEKLFGKCRPILYS
- the LOC134496532 gene encoding olfactory receptor 5A1-like, which produces MFSESSGLKNQTVITEFILLGFSNDPHIEDFLLFLFMIIFLVTILGNVIVILVIKSEFHLQTPMFFFLSHLAFVDICYSSVTVPKMLANFVTKHKTISREGCIAQIFFILQTGCTEVFILSAMGYDRYVAICAPLHYSRHLTKEICNKMVSGAWLLGFFHGMVNVLPLVNLHFCNDNVIRHYACKLPSLLALSCTETLTNYLVLLISFLILGLSSFLITLVSYIYIISAILKIHSAEGRQKAFSTCSSHLIVVCLYFITALFCYLKPSSESLRDLDKVISIQYSILTPMLNPIIYSLKNKEIVSGVEKLFGKCRPIICP